The proteins below are encoded in one region of Mangifera indica cultivar Alphonso chromosome 7, CATAS_Mindica_2.1, whole genome shotgun sequence:
- the LOC123221387 gene encoding biotin synthase, mitochondrial-like — translation MLQIRSILTSQRSLRPSKLFPFHSSRLCYSAAAVESERTIREGPRHDWSKDEIKSIYDSPVLDLLFHGAQVHRHAHNFREVQQCTLLSIKAGGCSEDCSYCPQSSRYNTGVKAQKLMTKETVMQAAQKAKEAGSTRFCMGAAWRDTIGRKTNFNNILEYVKEIREMGMEVCCTLGMLEKQQALELKKAGLTAYNHNLDTSREYYPNIITTRSYDERLETLKHVREAGINVCSGGIIGLGEAEEDRVGLLHTLATLPTHLESVPFNDSSVCGSSKNQ, via the exons ATGCTGCAGATTCGCTCCATTTTAACTTCTCAACGAAGCTTAAGACCGTCCAAATTATTCCCATTTCATTCTTCCCGTTTGTGTTATTCAGCGGCTGCAGTTGAATCTGAGAGAACTATCAGAGAAGGCCCTAGACACGACTGGTCCAAAGATGAGATCAAGTCCATTTACGACTCTCCTGTTCTCGATCTCCTCTTCCATGGA GCTCAAGTTCACAGACACGCTCATAACTTCAGGGAGGTGCAGCAGTGCACTCTTCTCTCTATCAAGGCCGGTGGCTGTAGTGAGGATTGTTCGTATTGTCCTCAATCCTCAAGATACAACACTGGAGTAAAAGCACAAAAGCTAATGACTAAGGAAACTGTGATGCAGGCAGCACAGAAA gcAAAGGAGGCTGGCAGTACACGTTTTTGTATGGGTGCTGCATGGAGAGACACAATAGGGAGGAAGACCAATTTCAACAACATCCTTGAATATGTGAAAGAAATAAG GGAAATGGGGATGGAGGTATGTTGTACATTAGGCATGCTGGAGAAGCAGCAGGCTTTAGAACTCAAGAAAGCAGGCCTTACAGCATATAACCATAACCTTGATACCTCCAGAGAATATTATCCGAATATTATCACTACAAGAAGTTATGATGAACGCTTGGAAACCCTTAAACATGTCCGTGAAGCTGGGATTAATGTCTGTTCAG GAGGAATAATAGGCCTTGGGGAGGCAGAGGAAGACCGAGTTGGTTTGTTGCATACTTTGGCAACTCTCCCAACTCATCTAGAGAGTGTTCCCTTCAACGATTCTTCCGTTTGCGGAAGCAGCAAAAACCAGTGA